AACATAAGATGTAAGGCAGGCCTGTATATAAACCTTTTTTGAATTTAGAACCTTtattgaatttaaatatgtattgtcCACATGCGAAGTACATCAGCCAGACTACATTGACTACATTGAACAAAAGGCTCTTTTTATTAGTGCACATTAAACAAGGTCATTCTTGGCTGTAGGTCTTTCTTTAGCATCAGTCTCGTTATGTTCCTCTCATGTTTAAAGCTGTGACCTGGTGCGAATGTTTTTTATTGGCTGCATAAGTTCTCACGCCACAATGTGTGCTATCTTTTGCTAAACTATTTTATGTTTCTTTACAATAAGAGTTAACATACAACAATTTATTTTGCACTTCACTCGTTTATGCATTTCCGTATCGGACGCTGTTGGACGCTTCCTGCcttggtcttcttcttcttgtccttcgTGTGACTCGAGCCGTCCCGCCGTCAcggagagcaaagtgcacacgGTTTACCTCGAGATCTCGTCTGCTGAGGAGCCGCATCCCGTATTTCCTTCCCGACGTCATCAGCACGCAGGAAAACCTTGAAGCGACCTTGTCTGTGTAGATTGGTTCGGAGTTACCGGCTCGCTTTCTCCCCCGCGTGATTTTTGTGAATAAGGGACCTTAAGGACTAACGCCCACCGCAGTATTTTCACCCACGCAAGGAGGGAAATGCAGAGGGCTGTGATTTAATAGCATCTTCCCACAGTGATGAAGAGCCGTGGACGCTCGGAACCTCTTCGCTGACCAAGATTTGGAATAGCGCGGTTATTGCTTCTCACAGCTTATTGCTTTTCCTGTTATTGTTTGTCCCAGTGCCTCTTTATTACACCTGTGATGGGACTTGGAGTGAATTATTTTGTAACTCTTTACCTGGTCAGCTAAGCTGTCATTATTATGGCTCTGTATGTTCTCACGTTATGGATCTACGACATGAAGAAAATGATTTTGTCAGCCAAATACACATTCATTTGTCACATTTGCTTCCTCATATTCTCCTCCTATTTCAACCCATGTCTCCCTGCCTCTCTTTCTAccccgctgtctctctctctctctttgatgaTGGGGGTGTTTCTATTCTGTGGGGGCTGTGAGCTCAGCGAGTTTGTTTCTGTGCCTATAATCCCCCTCTCTCTGGGCGCCAGCATATAAAAGCGACCCGGGGGGCTTGTCGCACCCTCACACAGACCACCAGTCTCAGCCCAGAATCTGCACCTtcacgcacacactgcacaggTAGGACAGTGGACAAACATCACACAGAGTGAGAAGAGACAAAGAAGGAGGGCGGTAGGGAGCAATGTGATGCAATACCTTGTTATGTAAAAAGTCGTAGTGATGTTTTAGATCAAGATATAAAAGTCAAACAGCCGTAATTTCTTTTTGCACAAACTGAATCTACAGTTTATTCTGGCTGTACGCTCAGAATAAACGTGATTTATCTTTAAACCAATAGTTGCATTATCTGGTGGATCctgatcctttttttaaatttatttttttgcaggatTATCTTTTGGACTTTATTTTGTTAATGTATGTTGATGTAAgaattttgacattttatgcTATAAGCGTAAAGCAGTGCCAAGTGACAGGATAGTAACGTGTGTAGGAAAACCTGCATTCAGCTGTGTTTGGTTTTGTTAAACTGATTAGGTGTCAGGTTCAGGAAAGAGGTAAGGTGTTATAATTAGTCTCCTAGTAAAGGAGAAAGCATCAatcaaaattaaaaagaaaactaacgTTACTCCACATACTTATCGTTTTCATGCAGTCCCTTCATGTCACAGCTTTTTGAGAATGATTTAAAGCATCTTCTTTTCACAGTCAATATGtctgctggaggagagaaaTCCAAGTCTGCTTCCCAGACTGATGGGAAGGCAGCTCACAACAAGATGTCTGATCCGGGCATGATGGCTCACAAggtactaacacacacacgtatagagCAGATGATCAAACGTCTGCAGATTTCCCATACAGTCTTTTTCCCTCAGTGTGAAGCGGGTGGCCTCACACTGACAGTTTACCTTCAGGCGCATGTCTTTTATCACAATCAGCTAGTTCCTACAGCTCAGTGAGGGGGCGGCCGACTACTGAACCGGACAGAAGAAATGACCATGTTAGGCCTGTGGAGAAAGCTGTCAACGCTCCAGTTTACCTCACCGTTATTTAGTTCACCGCAGTCTCCCGATGCAGTTTCTACTCtccttaaatgttttaattctgAAACCCCCTTTTTCACTCTCACACTCTTTACTTTACTACCAACcgtccagatgtgtgtgtatgaccAGGAGAACTTCCAGGGCCGCTGCATCGAGATCAACGGCGAGTGTATGAACGTGTGTGACATGGGAATGGACAGGGTGCGCTCTCTGCGCGTTTCCTGCGGACCGTAAGTAGCCTGTGCACGTGCAGCTTGCAAGCACACGCCCACCTGAATGTAGTGATGCTGCAGCCAACCCCCACACTCCTCTGAGCACGGAGCAGGCAATTTGAAAATTGCTCCCAACCATTATATGACATTTCACACTTCACATTTTTAGGGATGAACCCGAGGCTTTTATCCTTAATGGTTTGCAGCAGTGACAATGCAGCATGAAGCACGAATAACGaaaaaactgttgtgtttcaATGTGGACCAATAGccacaaaacaacaattaaGTAGATGAGGAAGGCGAGTGGAAAAAAACGAGGAGAAAGCTTACAGTTTAGTAGTACTCTTCATTATGAGTAGAAATATCCTTGTGTAAATTCAGTGGACCTTTAAAAGTCAATACCACCATAGGGCATCAGACCTGGTTCATGATCTTCCTTCCCTCTCATCCATGGCACCTTCCCTCCCATCCTCAGCTTCGTGGGCTTCGAACAGATGAACTTCTGCGGAGAGATGTTCATCCTGGAGAAGGGCGAGTATCCCCGCTGGGACTCCTGGAGCAACTGTCAGAAGAACGACTACCTGCTGTCCTTCAGGCCAGTCCGCATGGTAAAAAAACCTGTTTTTAACAAGTGGTGTTACTTTGTAAACTTCTACCACATTGTCTTTCTCCCCTTAGCACATCCcccatctttctctttccacAAATATTCCTCCAGGACCCTGAGAAGCACAAGATCTGCCTGCATGAGGTTGGAGAGTTCAAGGGCCGTAAAATGGAGATTATGGACGATGACGTCCCCAGCTTGTTTTCCTATGGTTTTACCGACAGAGTGGGAAGCATCATGGTCAGCTGTGGAACGTGAGTAATGTGGCAGCACGGGACAAACATTTTCTTGGACAAAAAGTTGACGTTTTTTCAAAATACGTTTTCTAGCTTCATTGCTCAGACCTCTTAGTTGAGATTAAATACACTGCGAGCAGGCTACCTGTTCTGCAGAACCCGGCTTTCGCAAACGGCTACATAAGAAAGTCTAGCGGGATGTGCCGCTGCATGTGTCACGGCATCGTGTCTCTCAAACTGCAATCTATTTACGAGAGATGGAGGTCAGAAATAGACTTTTTGTGTCACCAACGTCTCAGCCCCGTCTGCGCCCTCGGAGGTGTGACAGCAGGCACCGTTTCTTAAATGCTGTGATTACTTCATTCGTTGCGCTCTCAGCCCTCTGAAACATCTGCGATTGGACATCTGACAGCATGACAAAGAGATCGATGTCTTTACTTGCTTGTTTATCCTCCCTCCGCATCTTTCTCTCGCCCTAAAcgtttgttttctccccttgaatcaattttctttcctttcagatTTCTCATAGAACTTTAAAATCCTTCCCTGCTACTTTGGTGATGTAAATTgtctttcttccctcctcctttgCATCCTTCTCTCCTCAGCTGGGTGGGCTACCAGTTTCCCGGCTACCGTGGCAGCCAGTACCTGCTCGAGAAGGGCGAATACAGGCATTTCAACGAGTTTGGCGCCCGCTGCCCCCAGATGCAGTCCATCAGGCGCATTCGTGACATGCAGTGGCACCCACATGGCTGCTACACCATGTCCTCCAAGTGAAATCCGGCGGGggcgagaaagagagggagcggAGAGACGGAGGCCGAGGCCGAGGTCGGccacagagacggagggagggcaaagaaagagaggaggagggagaggctgtAATGCTTCCTCCTTCATCCCCCAAATGGCTGTTTGAATGCAGGATAGAGGaaattatttgttgttattttttgtttttgcaacatGGTGATCTAGTGAGCAGTTAAAAAGTTActcaaagagaaggaggagataaTTACACGGGCCGCTGGGACTAGATCTATTAATAAACGCTCTCTCCATGTttgctctcgctctctgtgaGCTCCGCTCTCCCtactttcctctttctcctcccctcacacacaATTCTCTTTCCCACCAACGTCAGCCCTCAGCCAGCCGATTAGAGCATCAACCGGAGGGGggatttgtgtgcgtttgtgtggtgGGGGAATCTTAGACCAACAAATTCTCCAACAAGAAAAGTATTGGCAAGTATTCTGTGCCGAGATCCTGCTGCCATCAAGCCTAAACCCCAATAAAGCATTTCACATCCTGCTCCACTTGAAACGTCTCATTTACCGGATGTGTCTGTAACATCCATGTCCGAAAATCACATGGTACTTTCGGCTAATTTGTCTAATGGGATGGTCCCTCTACAGGTGTTGGGGAGTACAGAAGATGCTCCTCTGTGAGTCCTGCAGTCGGGAAATTCAGCAGTTTAGATAAAGTGCACACAAGAGACATaatgaatacaatttaaaaaaaagaagaagttcaaAACAGGTTTCATAAATATGcagtaaaaaaagagagatgttAAAGAGAGCAATGCCCcaaaacctttttcttcttcttcttcttttaaaaaacaaacaaactccaaTAACTTAAGGAAACCACCAGCACACTGAATTTGGTATTGTTGGAGCACATCTTGAGGTAATCAAAGATTTTCCTCAGTCATCACACGGCATGACCACTCAACACAGTGCTTACTGCAGGGACACAGATTTGACCTCTGCTAATGGAACAATTTGGGCCAACGTTGTTAATGTGTGAAAGACGAACCCTCTCCATCCCCATCGCCGTTCCTAAAACAGTACATTATGCTTTGAAGCGTTCTATGCATGCATAATTTCATGCATTATTTATCTTTCTCACCACAGGGAATATTGATGCGGGTTACGGTCTGCAAACGTCAGCAGCTAAATGTCCGTCACCACGTTTTACCAGTAACACTTTCTTTTTGgatgaaacaataaaaagtcGAAAAGGTTGATCAAATATTCAGAAATAGAAAAGTACAATATTAATGGCATGACTCATTTAGGCTTTGTCATTTGGTCGATTACCAATGTGCCGTCTGTGATGACTATCCTTTTATCGAACAGGGCTTTTAAATTGCTGAAAGTGCTTCAAGTAAACCGAATATGGCGAGGCATGTTTCAGTAAACTACATTAGAGTATCACTTAATCATTGTTGGCTCAGTGATGACGCCGACAGTTCAATAATGTAGTTCAATATGTCCTTTCATTGGGTTTTCATCAACTTTCTATTCAAGTAGAGCAAAACATGTAATAGTCCAATAAAGAAAGTCCTGTACACCGTTTCCCAACATCCAAGAGCTGATGTCCAAAAGTCTGATGTCCTGTCAAGTAAAAAACGGATGATTCTGTGTTTGGTGGACGTGGCCAAAGGCGCTTTGACGCAGTGCTTCCCAAACGTTCTCTCTCAGGGCCCCCTTTGAAGACGTAGGAACATTGCAATCCCACCcccaattaaaaataaatgggtcgttctctctctctcctcctctctctgcctctttgcctGTAACCTGAGCCGACTTGGGGGTCGTGGTTGTGACACAGCGCATGTCGCTGTGTCACAACTcatgttgctttgttttttttttcggttttactttattttaatttaccgTTGTGTTCAGGTTGGTCGGCCCCACCAGGGGGGTCCCGCCCCTCAGTTTTCGGAACCACTGGCTTAGCGGCAGCAGTAGCCAGTTGTCATTGTTGTGGCACTTTGAAAGATTGGACAAACATGAAAGGTTTCTGTGAATTTTTCAACAAATATGAGCAAAGAAGCCAAAGCCAAAGTTTTGAGTTTGTGATGAGCATTgcagaaatacaacaaaagtatatTGCTAGAGCCTGTGCTGGCAGCTTGAAGCTGTTAATAATTGatactttttgcatttttaaatgattggttctggttctgggtcaatgtttgaataataatgaaGCGTTGTAGCCTTTTGAATTTGATACAGTTCTAATTCATTCCGACTGGCTTCTTCTCCCAATAGCAATTTAGTCTTGAGGTTACAAAATCCTTTATAAAATTGGCCATAACAAACTGcaatatatatttagaatcATCTACTGAGTGTCATCATTCCAGTATCATTGCATAGATCCCTCTTTCCCCTCAGCTGATTGGCTGACAGGCCTGGGCTATTTGACCAGGAGAGCTCTCACTCATTACATGAATGAAAATTGCACAGTTGTAAGAGACctcccagatgcagaggaggaagttGTAGCATGCAGTCGTAGCCACACTAACATGTAGGAGGAGAAAGCAACAGAAATAACTGAGCCAATAGTAGGAGAACTTCTTCCAGCCGAGAGGCATTATCATTTTGACACTTTTAATTACTCACGGCTTTTTCATTGATCCTCATTTCCTTTATATTTGCATAGGAAATATCCCACATCTCACGTCATACGGGCAAAAAATTCAAGCTACTTGTGCCATAGTTGCTTCTGTAAATGGTGCAAAGGGTTGATGGTGATGCACCATTTCAGCACTTCGCTGATCGTTTGTCCCCCCCGACCTCCTCTCTGAAACACATCTGTGCCTCTGAAGCTGTTGAAGTAGAATTATTTCCATACAGTCCCACAGACATTTCTAAAATGTTCACCTGAGCCCTGTTCCCAAACAAGTGCGGAAAAAGGCACATTTCACCTGTCCCACTGGCGCGCAGCTTGGATCGGTCTATAAATACATTGAGATGAGACTCCTACAAGGTGCTCTGAGCCTTCCAGATAAAAATGGATTGGAGGAGTATTGACGTCAGACGGAACAAACATGCGCATGCTCActagttaacacacacacacatattggccTTCATATGGGAGTAGAAACGCACGCAAGCTGGCACACGCAAATACACACCAGCCGTGTTGCAAGCACTGCCTCTGATGTCATTCTGGGAATTGGGACCGTCTCTGCAGCAGGGCATTATGGGATAGCTTATAAGAACGTAATGACTCCTCTTCTGTAAGtaatggaaagagagagggaggaggatgaacacccccccatccacactcacacaaaatCCTCTCCACCGTCTCACTCCAAATCCCAGGCTACTCTTCTCACTCCATCAGGCTGCCTGATCCACTTCCCACCGGACTGGTCACCCACCCCTGCTGAAATAAATAGATGGCCCACAAGTGTGTGCTAGCCCTTTTAACTCAACTCAACAACTCAACTCATGTTTCCTAGGAAATCTCTTTGAAGAAGGTTAAGATCGTTCTTGTAATGGAACTGATTTTATGTAACTTTGACTTTCAATTTCCACGGAGACAGAATGTATGACAGTTCATTCACAGTGGAAGCCTGTTGGTGTGGATCTGATGGGAAACATGTAGGGGGCAATGCTCTCTGTGAGGCTtcaaagtggaatgaaatgagaTGCCCCATCTGACCCACGCGAGAGCTGCTTTGTGGAGGACCAAACTTGTTGTATGAaagagaaaactgaaaaaaaaacttttagatgaaaataaataaattgcattttgaacaaaaaaaatcccaacaaCATTTCCTCATTGACGGAGTGAAAACGATCTGATAATCAAACTTAATTTAGTCAGTATGTACGTGAGCactaaaaatgattaaaatggtGTGTAGCTATTTGAGCGGTATTATGATGACTTATATTGAATATAATGTATGGAGTTTATTTCATATTTGCATGAGTGATACTTGGgtttttgtgttgattcattggtcatttaaataatgtatttacagTTTGATtctatatttattcataaatatCAGTTTAACATTTcgattattttttaataattataatgtagcatgtgttattgttatttattattaaatatgttttaaatttGTTTCTTTACTATTGTCATCATTTAGTCTATTTCTTTGCTCTTAAGCCACATTTTGTTCTCCTAACTTGAGGCTGATGTCATTGTCCTTCTTCCtaccaaata
The sequence above is a segment of the Gasterosteus aculeatus chromosome 9, fGasAcu3.hap1.1, whole genome shotgun sequence genome. Coding sequences within it:
- the LOC120825062 gene encoding beta-crystallin B1, with the translated sequence MSAGGEKSKSASQTDGKAAHNKMSDPGMMAHKMCVYDQENFQGRCIEINGECMNVCDMGMDRVRSLRVSCGPFVGFEQMNFCGEMFILEKGEYPRWDSWSNCQKNDYLLSFRPVRMDPEKHKICLHEVGEFKGRKMEIMDDDVPSLFSYGFTDRVGSIMVSCGTWVGYQFPGYRGSQYLLEKGEYRHFNEFGARCPQMQSIRRIRDMQWHPHGCYTMSSK